One Carassius gibelio isolate Cgi1373 ecotype wild population from Czech Republic chromosome A7, carGib1.2-hapl.c, whole genome shotgun sequence DNA window includes the following coding sequences:
- the LOC128017074 gene encoding uncharacterized protein LOC128017074 gives MSSDFLCALLIITFLESGKSKSGVSISHSRDGYGQNITCLLSGDENMTQINWEMLRGPNRTKLGMYHPHFGIYIMQKYKPKVKIQNKQTPHPSSSLLIKVASNESVQICCAFITFPSGKLEQCTDISKKDVSINKPMIKDFTYVEPEPMLGIFGRLGAMIMGTILSLFILTILFYLCRKNSCRRRKSFEIGTYLADVPAETFAEESVDVPTSQSSPDGFDPSKLYAKIKKDLFYGRLWKSYQGQPKSCTQGTMTDQGHV, from the exons ATGAGCAGCGACTTTCTTTGTGCTCTTCTCATCATCACCTTCCTGGAATCAG GCAAATCAAAGAGTGGTGTATCTATCAGTCACAGTCGAGATGGATATGGCCAGAACATTACTTGTCTCCTCTCAGGGGATGAAAATATGACACAAATCAATTGGGAGATGCTAAGAGGCCCGAATCGCACCAAATTGGGCATGTATCACCCACATTTTGGAATTTACATAATGCAAAAGTATAAACCTAAAGTGAAGATCCAGAACAAACAGACTCCTCATCCATCATCATCCCTTCTCATTAAAGTAGCATCAAATGAGAGTGTGCAAATCTGTTGTGCGTTCATTACATTTCCTTCGGGTAAACTTGAGCAGTGCACTGATATCAGTAAGAAAGATGTCAGTATCAACAAGCCTATGATAAAAG attttacatATGTGGAACCAGAACCAATGCTGGGAATATTTGGACGTTTGGGTGCAATGATCATGGGAACCATTCTTTCCCTTTTTATCCTGACCATCCTATTCTACTTATGCAGAAAAAACAGCTGTAGAAG GAGGAAGTCCTTTGAAATAGGAACATACTTGGCAGACGTACCGGCTGAG ACATTTGCTGAAGAATCAGTTGATGTACCAACTTCTCAAAGTTCTCCAGATGGCTTTGACCCCTCAAAACTTTATGCCAAGATCAAAAAAGACCTTTTCTATGGCCGGCTGTGGAAGTCTTACCAAGGCCAACCCAAATCATGCACACAAGGTACCATGACTGATCAAGGACATGTTTAA
- the LOC128017073 gene encoding histidine N-acetyltransferase, protein MKIENSLPCSQLPEAPPQTGLHFTVATEEDFDDIMAMSKDIYGGLDYLPSRYQAWLQESNRTVVLARKQGKVIALESVCVIDDGETMLVEGLRVAPQERGKGVAGVLLRFCSQLVKSKYPDVKVSRLTRDDQLGPKDFQKYRLITKQGILLVRFRAEDLKLRLADLGPNITVAGEGLSTTNIPIRLEPAEVHQLFLSDVLMKRVLPNATIVQDWQPFKPLPSNMAILLKKDIDWMVDDSRRPTMASLCTFPFHVPIGDDWYYLNIDMFGKDLTLAIQQLLCHLRCHTGTLKGYVMCQVFLEPALWKPMADFFRETLKVELVKEYTEQCVVESDVV, encoded by the exons ATGAAGATTGAAAACAGCCTCCCCTGCTCTCAGCTCCCTGAGGCCCCTCCTCAGACCGGGCTCCATTTTACAGTGGCAACGGAGGAGGACTTTGATGACATCATGGCTATGAGTAAGGATATCTATGGCGGCCTGGACTATCTTCCCTCCCGCTATCAAGCCTGGCTGCAGGAGAGCAACCGCACTGTCGTTTTGGCTCGCAAGCAAGGCAAAGTG ATTGCACTGGAGTCGGTGTGTGTTATTGATGATGGGGAGACCATGCTGGTGGAAGGGCTTCGTGTTGCCCCTCAGGAGAGGGGGAAAGGTGTTGCAGGGGTACTTCTTCGGTTTTGCTCTCAACTGGTTAAGTCCAAGTACCCTGACGTTAAAGTCAGCAGGCTGACAAGAGATGACCAGCTGGGGCCAAAAGACTTCCAGAAGTACCGGCTCATAACCAAACAG GGAATCCTCCTGGTGCGCTTCCGTGCTGAAGACCTAAAATTACGCCTTGCTGATCTTGGGCCTAATATCACTGTAGCGGGGGAGGGTCTGTCCACCACAAACATCCCGATCCGTTTGGAGCCAGCAGAGGTGCATCAGCTCTTCCTAAGCGATGTTCTAATGAAGCGTGTCCTTCCCAATGCCACCATCGTTCAAGATTGGCAGCCTTTCAAGCCTCTGCCTAGCAACATGGCCATCCTGCTGAAGAAGGATATTGATTGGATGGTTGATGATTCCCGGCGCCCAACCATGGCCAGCTTGTGCACCTTCCCATTCCATGTGCCAATTGGTGATGACTGGTACTACCTCAACATCGATATGTTTGGTAAAGACCTGACACTGGCCATACAACAGCTGTTGTGCCACCTGAGGTGCCACACTGGCACTCTGAAGGGTTACGTCATGTGTCAGGTGTTCCTGGAGCCTGCGCTGTGGAAGCCTATGGCTGATTTCTTTAGGGAAACCCTTAAAGTGGAGCTGGTGAAGGAATACACAGAGCAGTGTGTTGTGGAGTCTGATGTCGTTTAG